A single region of the Actinomycetota bacterium genome encodes:
- the rdgB gene encoding RdgB/HAM1 family non-canonical purine NTP pyrophosphatase, with product MKVVLATSNPGKVREVRAILEQSPLDAEVVAMWIGHEETGESFLENARLKAAAAVRLTGRPCLTEDAGLEVDGLNGLPGVHSARFAGPSATDDDNTSKLLRLAAQLPEERLTARYRAAAVLLLPSGAEVVGEGSWAGRIILEPRGTGGFGYDPVFVPVGETQTAAELDPSTKNRASHRAQALTALLAQLASHAGSL from the coding sequence ATGAAAGTCGTGCTGGCGACGTCCAATCCGGGCAAGGTCCGCGAGGTCCGGGCGATCCTGGAGCAGTCCCCGCTGGATGCCGAGGTCGTCGCGATGTGGATCGGCCACGAGGAGACGGGCGAGTCGTTTTTGGAGAATGCGCGGCTGAAGGCCGCCGCTGCGGTCCGGCTCACGGGCCGCCCCTGCCTTACGGAGGACGCCGGCCTTGAAGTCGACGGGCTCAACGGGCTGCCGGGGGTCCACTCCGCCAGGTTCGCCGGACCGTCGGCCACCGACGACGACAACACCAGCAAGCTCCTGCGCCTGGCCGCGCAGCTTCCCGAGGAACGTCTGACCGCCCGCTACCGCGCCGCCGCCGTCCTGCTCCTTCCGTCGGGGGCCGAGGTGGTGGGCGAAGGGTCCTGGGCCGGGCGCATCATCCTGGAGCCGCGGGGGACCGGCGGCTTCGGTTACGACCCGGTGTTCGTCCCGGTGGGGGAGACGCAGACTGCCGCCGAGCTCGACCCTTCGACCAAGAACAGGGCGTCGCACCGTGCCCAGGCGCTGACGGCGCTGCTCGCTCAGCTGGCATCGCACGCCGGCTCCCTTTGA
- the rph gene encoding ribonuclease PH, with the protein MKPYKRPDSRAPDQLRAVRMRRNYLDHAEGSCLVEFGRTRVLCAASVEDRPQPWLKGTGRGWVTAEYSMLPRATRDRTQREVNRGRPGGRTHEIQRLIGRSLRSVVNLKALGERTVTVDCDCIVADAGTRTASITGGFIALYDAMRHMQEQMIIDELPITDHVAAVSVGIINGLPCLDLDFDEDSRAEVDMNVVMTGSGEFVEVQGTAEGKPFSRPALDEMLVVATAGISELVTLQKAVLDE; encoded by the coding sequence ATGAAGCCGTACAAGCGTCCGGACTCGCGCGCCCCCGACCAGCTCAGGGCGGTGCGGATGCGCCGAAACTACCTCGATCACGCCGAAGGGTCGTGCCTGGTTGAGTTCGGACGCACCCGCGTCCTGTGCGCCGCGTCGGTGGAGGATCGCCCCCAGCCATGGCTCAAGGGCACCGGCCGCGGGTGGGTGACCGCCGAGTACTCAATGCTCCCACGGGCGACCAGGGACCGAACCCAGCGCGAGGTCAATCGAGGACGCCCCGGGGGCCGCACCCACGAGATCCAGCGCCTGATCGGACGCTCCCTGCGCTCCGTCGTGAACCTGAAGGCCCTGGGTGAGCGCACCGTCACCGTCGACTGCGACTGCATAGTCGCCGACGCCGGAACACGGACGGCGTCCATCACGGGCGGCTTCATCGCGCTCTACGACGCGATGCGGCACATGCAGGAGCAGATGATCATCGACGAGCTCCCGATCACCGACCACGTGGCGGCGGTGAGCGTCGGGATCATCAACGGCCTGCCGTGCCTCGACCTGGATTTCGACGAGGACTCCCGAGCCGAGGTGGACATGAACGTCGTGATGACCGGGTCGGGCGAGTTCGTGGAGGTCCAGGGGACCGCGGAGGGCAAGCCGTTCTCTCGTCCGGCCCTGGACGAGATGCTCGTCGTGGCGACAGCGGGCATATCCGAGCTCGTGACGCTCCAGAAAGCCGTCCTGGACGAATGA